The proteins below are encoded in one region of Campylobacter rectus:
- a CDS encoding helix-turn-helix domain-containing protein, producing the protein MNDISLLKELGLSEVARRTHIEAEYLGYIVDKNFEKLARFNVKGFIKILERELDIDFTQWMSEYEAFVSERSQNSEHKSISVSPKISAYTADGGHSNAGLKFLVLTLVLVVAGVIYMLSENNYFNGILNIFEDKNKSVTYTGSVTVRQAAKNLDEVKQESKNATNDENLYAIKNIKPVLPPEENISVAAAIPEVNLSVNTDANETVQPSKEENATENEEQNASVEAPKELQKANTDKIWYLTADTKEIKIVPNKKTWLGVIDLQENKKRSIDIKNSFSIEIGKKQLAVTGHGDINLEIDGQTIKFGDDRPKRFLIEKDKVSLLTYDEFVALNKGKSW; encoded by the coding sequence ATGAATGATATAAGTTTGCTAAAAGAGCTGGGGCTTAGCGAAGTAGCCAGAAGGACGCACATAGAAGCCGAGTATTTAGGCTATATCGTTGATAAAAACTTCGAAAAATTGGCGCGATTTAACGTTAAAGGTTTTATTAAAATTTTAGAGCGCGAGCTAGATATTGATTTTACGCAGTGGATGAGCGAATATGAGGCGTTTGTATCCGAGCGGAGTCAAAACAGCGAGCACAAAAGTATATCCGTATCGCCCAAAATCTCCGCATACACCGCTGACGGCGGGCACTCCAATGCAGGCCTTAAATTTCTAGTATTAACGCTTGTTTTAGTCGTAGCGGGCGTGATATATATGCTTAGTGAAAATAATTATTTTAACGGCATATTAAATATATTTGAAGATAAAAATAAAAGCGTAACATACACAGGATCCGTTACCGTCAGGCAAGCTGCCAAAAATCTGGACGAAGTAAAACAAGAGAGCAAAAACGCTACAAACGACGAAAATCTATACGCCATCAAAAACATCAAGCCCGTTTTGCCGCCCGAAGAAAACATATCCGTAGCCGCGGCGATACCCGAGGTAAATTTAAGCGTAAATACCGACGCAAACGAGACCGTGCAACCTAGCAAAGAAGAAAACGCAACCGAAAACGAGGAACAAAACGCTTCCGTAGAAGCCCCTAAAGAACTCCAAAAAGCAAATACCGATAAAATTTGGTACCTAACGGCGGACACCAAAGAGATAAAAATCGTGCCGAATAAAAAAACATGGCTAGGCGTCATAGACCTGCAAGAAAATAAAAAACGCTCAATAGATATTAAAAATAGCTTTAGCATAGAGATAGGCAAAAAACAACTCGCCGTAACCGGACACGGCGACATAAATCTCGAAATAGACGGACAAACGATCAAATTCGGCGATGATAGACCGAAAAGATTTTTAATAGAAAAAGATAAAGTTTCACTGCTCACATACGACGAATTCGTAGCTCTAAACAAGGGTAAATCGTGGTAA
- a CDS encoding NAD(P)/FAD-dependent oxidoreductase — protein MLDLAIIGGGPAGLSAGLYATRGGLKNVVMFEKGMPGGQITSSSEIENYPGQKAPGESGMDFMSTWVAQCTHFGLKHEMAGVERVVKNPDGSFTVKLEGGKEEHAKAVIVATGSTPRRAGFAGEDEFFGRGVSTCATCDGFFYKNKEVAVLGGGDTAIEEALYLANICSRVYIIHRRDEFRAAPVTLEKARANAKIEFITSAVIKQAYGDKAGLAGLIINTKEGERDLKVPGVFVFVGLNVNNDVLRQENGEFVCQTEAGGQVSVDLKMQTSVPGLFAAGDIRKDAPKQVIVAASDGAMAALSALSYIENLH, from the coding sequence ATGTTAGATCTAGCGATCATAGGAGGCGGTCCTGCGGGGCTTAGCGCGGGACTTTACGCTACTCGCGGCGGACTAAAAAACGTCGTAATGTTTGAAAAAGGTATGCCCGGCGGCCAGATAACGAGCAGCTCGGAGATAGAAAACTATCCGGGTCAAAAAGCGCCCGGCGAAAGCGGTATGGACTTTATGAGCACGTGGGTAGCGCAGTGCACGCATTTTGGACTAAAGCACGAGATGGCGGGCGTAGAGCGCGTGGTAAAAAACCCGGACGGCAGCTTCACGGTCAAGCTTGAAGGCGGCAAAGAAGAGCACGCCAAAGCAGTCATCGTAGCTACGGGCTCCACGCCGCGCCGCGCGGGCTTTGCGGGCGAGGACGAGTTTTTCGGCAGAGGCGTGAGCACCTGCGCGACCTGCGACGGATTTTTTTATAAAAACAAAGAAGTCGCGGTTCTAGGCGGCGGCGACACGGCGATCGAGGAGGCATTGTATCTAGCCAACATCTGCTCGCGCGTTTACATCATCCACCGCAGAGACGAGTTTCGCGCCGCTCCCGTCACGCTAGAAAAGGCTCGCGCTAACGCCAAAATCGAGTTTATCACGAGCGCCGTGATCAAGCAGGCCTACGGCGACAAAGCAGGTCTCGCAGGCCTAATCATAAACACGAAAGAGGGCGAGCGCGATCTAAAAGTGCCGGGCGTTTTCGTGTTCGTCGGGCTTAACGTAAATAACGACGTCCTCCGCCAAGAAAACGGCGAATTCGTATGCCAAACCGAAGCCGGCGGCCAAGTCAGCGTCGATCTAAAGATGCAAACTAGCGTGCCGGGACTATTTGCCGCGGGCGACATCAGAAAAGACGCGCCAAAACAAGTCATCGTAGCCGCGAGCGACGGTGCTATGGCGGCCCTTAGCGCGCTTAGCTACATCGAGAACCTTCACTAA
- a CDS encoding homoserine dehydrogenase, with product MNIAILGVGTVGEAVTKILLQNKKLIAARCGEEIVPVVGVIRNLNKKRDVAIPLTDDIDSVIKRDDIDVFVELMGGVKEPFRVVSKILERKKAVVTANKALLAYHRYALQNLAQNTPFGFEASVAGGIPIIRALREGLSANHILSINGILNGTSNYILTSMMSKGSNFADALKKAQELGYAEADPTFDVGGFDAAHKLLILASIAYGVHGNPEDILIEGIEGITPEDIFFANDFEYVIKLLAIAKKTGDKVELRVHPALVPKDKMIAKTDGVTNAVSVVGDAVGETMFYGPGAGGPATASSVISDLIDIARDGKSPMLGYKAPFELNTLELLDPSEIRTKYYFRLRVEDKVGVLAKITNLMSENNLSIDSLLQKPKDESPYATLFFTTHTSVEKDVRRTMEILQEQEFVKEKPFMMRIEE from the coding sequence ATGAATATAGCCATTTTAGGCGTCGGCACGGTCGGAGAAGCCGTAACTAAAATTTTACTCCAAAACAAAAAACTGATCGCTGCAAGATGCGGAGAAGAGATAGTTCCCGTCGTGGGCGTCATTAGAAATTTAAACAAAAAAAGAGACGTCGCCATCCCGCTCACTGATGACATAGATAGCGTCATAAAGCGCGACGATATCGACGTTTTCGTCGAGCTTATGGGCGGCGTTAAGGAGCCGTTTAGAGTCGTTAGCAAAATTTTAGAGCGTAAAAAAGCCGTCGTAACGGCAAACAAGGCGCTACTGGCCTATCACCGCTACGCCTTGCAAAATTTGGCGCAAAACACGCCGTTTGGCTTCGAGGCTAGCGTCGCGGGCGGCATACCTATCATCAGAGCCCTTCGCGAGGGCCTTAGCGCCAACCACATCCTAAGCATCAACGGGATCTTAAACGGCACGAGCAACTACATCTTAACCTCGATGATGAGCAAGGGCTCAAATTTCGCAGACGCGCTAAAAAAAGCCCAGGAGCTAGGCTATGCCGAAGCCGATCCGACCTTTGACGTCGGGGGCTTTGACGCGGCGCACAAGCTACTGATACTAGCCAGCATCGCATACGGCGTGCACGGCAACCCCGAAGACATCCTGATAGAGGGCATCGAAGGCATAACGCCCGAGGATATCTTTTTCGCTAACGATTTCGAGTACGTTATCAAGCTGCTAGCCATCGCCAAAAAAACCGGCGACAAGGTCGAGCTGCGCGTACATCCGGCACTAGTACCCAAAGATAAAATGATAGCTAAAACAGACGGCGTGACAAATGCGGTAAGCGTAGTGGGCGATGCGGTCGGCGAGACGATGTTTTACGGTCCGGGCGCTGGCGGTCCGGCGACGGCTAGCTCGGTCATCAGCGATCTGATCGACATCGCTAGAGACGGCAAATCTCCGATGCTAGGCTACAAAGCGCCGTTTGAGCTAAACACACTTGAGCTTTTAGATCCGAGCGAAATTCGCACGAAGTATTATTTTAGGCTTAGAGTCGAGGACAAAGTCGGCGTGCTGGCTAAAATCACGAATTTAATGAGCGAAAACAACCTCTCTATCGATAGTTTGCTGCAAAAACCGAAGGACGAGAGCCCGTATGCGACGCTATTTTTCACGACGCACACGAGCGTGGAAAAGGATGTGAGGCGCACTATGGAAATTTTGCAAGAGCAAGAGTTCGTAAAAGAAAAACCTTTTATGATGAGGATAGAAGAGTAA
- the purF gene encoding amidophosphoribosyltransferase, with product MCAIVGVINSKDAAKTAYYALFAMQHRGQEASGISASEYGRIETVKGHGLVTEVFSKKSFEALKGDMAIGHNRYATAGKNSAADAQPISANCALGPISVVHNGNLVNKDEVRNALIAEGAIFQSNMDTENIVHLIARNHGEHLRDRIVSALKQIKGAYCLLIQSRHKIFAIRDRWGVRPLSLGRLKDGGYIVASETCAFDLVGATFIRDVEPGEMIVFENGKSEFESVRLFEAEPRVCAFEYIYFARPDSVIEGKSVYEVRKKMGETLAKKSKIDADFVVPVPDSGTPAALGYANASGIPFELAIVRNHYVGRTFIEPTQEMRNLKVKLKLNPMASLLKGKSVVVVDDSIVRGTTSKKIVELLRHAGAREIHFKVACPELKYPERYGIDTPSFEELISANKTPEEVCKYIGADSLEFLDVDELVSSIGSERRYSLVSFDGDYFIK from the coding sequence ATGTGTGCGATAGTTGGAGTAATCAATTCTAAAGACGCGGCAAAAACGGCATACTACGCGCTATTTGCGATGCAGCACAGAGGCCAAGAAGCAAGCGGCATAAGCGCAAGCGAGTATGGGCGCATCGAGACCGTCAAAGGGCACGGGCTCGTCACCGAAGTCTTTAGCAAAAAGAGCTTTGAAGCGCTAAAAGGCGATATGGCGATCGGACACAACCGCTACGCCACCGCAGGCAAAAACTCCGCCGCCGACGCCCAGCCCATCTCCGCAAACTGCGCGCTAGGCCCGATCTCGGTCGTGCATAACGGCAACCTCGTAAATAAAGACGAAGTCCGCAACGCGCTGATCGCCGAGGGCGCGATATTTCAGAGCAATATGGACACCGAAAACATCGTCCATCTCATCGCCAGAAATCACGGCGAACACCTGCGAGATCGTATCGTATCGGCGCTAAAGCAGATCAAAGGCGCCTACTGTCTACTCATCCAGTCGCGACATAAAATTTTCGCCATCCGCGACCGCTGGGGCGTGAGACCGCTCTCGCTGGGACGTCTAAAAGACGGCGGCTACATCGTAGCTAGCGAGACGTGCGCGTTTGATTTAGTGGGAGCGACCTTTATCCGCGACGTGGAGCCCGGCGAGATGATCGTTTTTGAAAACGGCAAAAGCGAGTTTGAGAGCGTGCGCCTTTTTGAGGCGGAGCCCAGAGTTTGCGCGTTTGAGTATATTTATTTCGCGCGCCCCGATAGCGTCATCGAGGGCAAAAGCGTCTATGAAGTGCGCAAAAAAATGGGCGAAACGCTAGCTAAAAAAAGCAAGATCGACGCGGACTTCGTCGTGCCGGTACCAGATAGCGGCACGCCGGCCGCGCTGGGCTACGCAAACGCCAGCGGAATACCGTTTGAGCTAGCCATCGTGCGCAACCACTACGTCGGCCGCACATTCATCGAGCCGACGCAAGAGATGCGCAACCTCAAGGTAAAACTCAAGCTAAACCCGATGGCAAGCCTGCTCAAGGGCAAAAGCGTGGTCGTCGTGGATGATAGCATCGTGCGCGGCACGACCTCTAAAAAGATCGTCGAGCTGCTACGTCACGCGGGCGCGAGAGAGATACACTTTAAGGTCGCTTGCCCCGAGCTAAAATACCCCGAGCGCTACGGCATCGACACTCCGAGCTTCGAGGAGCTCATCAGCGCGAACAAAACCCCCGAAGAGGTGTGCAAATATATCGGCGCGGACAGCCTCGAGTTTTTAGACGTGGACGAGCTGGTTAGCAGCATCGGCAGCGAGCGCAGATATTCGCTGGTGAGCTTTGACGGGGATTATTTTATCAAGTAA
- a CDS encoding LL-diaminopimelate aminotransferase gives MFDEIRFNTIERLPNYVFAEVNAIKMAARRAGEDIIDFSMGNPEGRTPQHIVDKLCESAQKDKTHGYSASAGIYKLRLAICNWYKRKYGVNLDPDTEAVAVMGSKEGFVHLAQAVINPGDVAVVPDPAYPIHTQAFLFAGGSVAKMPLKYNDKFELDENKFFEDLLHTIRSSSPKPKYVVVNFPHNPTTVTVQKSFYERLVAMSKQERFYVISDIAYADLTFEGYKTPSIFEVEGAKDVAVECYTLSKSYNMAGWRVGFLCGNKRLCAALKKIKSWVDYGMFTPIQVSATVALDGDQSCVEDIRQIYEKRRDVMLEAFAGAGWEMHKPSSSMFIWAKIPPQVGNIGSLEFSKQLLTKAGVAVSPGIGFGEGGNDYVRLALIENENRIRQAARNIKKYLKEFA, from the coding sequence ATGTTTGACGAGATTAGATTTAATACGATAGAACGACTTCCAAACTACGTATTTGCCGAGGTAAACGCCATAAAAATGGCGGCGCGCCGAGCAGGCGAAGATATCATAGACTTTTCGATGGGAAACCCCGAAGGCCGCACGCCTCAGCACATCGTCGATAAACTCTGCGAGAGCGCGCAAAAAGACAAAACTCACGGCTACTCGGCGAGCGCGGGCATCTACAAACTGCGCCTAGCCATCTGTAACTGGTACAAGCGCAAATACGGCGTAAATTTAGACCCCGACACCGAAGCCGTCGCCGTTATGGGCAGCAAAGAGGGCTTCGTGCACCTAGCTCAGGCCGTGATAAACCCGGGTGACGTCGCCGTAGTGCCGGATCCCGCATATCCGATCCACACGCAGGCGTTTTTATTCGCCGGCGGTAGCGTGGCGAAGATGCCGCTAAAATACAACGACAAATTTGAGCTTGACGAAAATAAATTTTTCGAAGACCTGCTTCACACGATCCGCTCAAGCTCGCCGAAACCTAAATACGTCGTCGTAAATTTCCCGCACAATCCGACGACCGTAACCGTGCAAAAAAGCTTCTACGAGCGGCTGGTCGCGATGAGCAAACAAGAGCGCTTTTACGTGATCTCCGACATCGCTTACGCCGACCTTACTTTTGAGGGCTACAAGACGCCGAGCATCTTTGAGGTAGAAGGCGCAAAAGACGTCGCCGTCGAGTGCTATACGCTATCAAAAAGCTACAATATGGCGGGCTGGCGCGTCGGATTTTTATGCGGTAACAAGCGCCTTTGCGCCGCGCTTAAAAAGATAAAATCATGGGTCGATTACGGCATGTTTACCCCGATCCAAGTCTCAGCCACCGTCGCGCTAGACGGCGATCAAAGCTGCGTCGAGGATATCCGTCAAATTTACGAAAAACGCCGCGACGTGATGCTAGAAGCCTTTGCCGGCGCAGGCTGGGAGATGCATAAGCCAAGCTCGAGTATGTTTATCTGGGCGAAAATCCCGCCGCAAGTCGGAAACATCGGCAGCCTCGAGTTTTCAAAGCAGCTTTTAACTAAAGCCGGCGTCGCGGTGAGCCCAGGTATCGGCTTTGGCGAGGGCGGCAACGACTACGTGCGCCTCGCTCTTATAGAGAACGAAAACCGAATCCGCCAAGCGGCACGAAACATCAAAAAATACCTGAAAGAATTTGCATGA
- the dapB gene encoding 4-hydroxy-tetrahydrodipicolinate reductase, which translates to MVKIGIHGASGKMGRMIIECLKNEPGATLSAAYTIEPLDFALPDGVILTDKFDELFANCDVVIDFTIKEGAINLLNYARTDPKPLVIGTTGLGEDGANLLKLASAAMPILYATNMSLGVAVLNRLAALASKALREFDAEIVEQHHRHKKDAPSGTALTLGERVATARGLNLKDVLVTGRDGMVGARSKDEIAILAVRGGDVVGRHTVGFYNEGEFIELNHTATSRATFAKGAIKAAIWVAGQQNGLYGIDDCLGL; encoded by the coding sequence TTGGTAAAAATAGGAATCCACGGCGCAAGCGGCAAAATGGGACGTATGATCATCGAGTGCCTAAAAAACGAGCCCGGCGCAACTCTTAGCGCGGCTTATACGATAGAGCCGCTTGATTTTGCGCTGCCTGATGGCGTCATCCTCACGGACAAATTCGACGAGCTTTTCGCAAACTGCGACGTCGTTATCGATTTTACGATCAAAGAGGGCGCGATAAATCTGCTAAACTACGCCCGCACCGACCCAAAACCACTAGTCATCGGCACGACGGGTCTTGGCGAGGACGGCGCGAACCTGCTCAAGCTCGCAAGCGCGGCGATGCCGATACTTTACGCCACCAACATGAGCCTTGGCGTCGCGGTTTTAAATCGCTTGGCGGCGCTTGCCTCAAAGGCTTTGCGCGAATTTGACGCCGAGATCGTCGAGCAGCACCACAGACACAAAAAAGACGCTCCAAGCGGCACGGCGCTGACCCTAGGCGAGCGCGTGGCGACGGCTAGAGGGTTAAATCTAAAAGACGTTTTGGTAACGGGCAGAGACGGCATGGTCGGAGCTCGCAGCAAGGACGAGATCGCGATCCTAGCGGTGCGAGGCGGCGACGTCGTGGGTAGGCATACGGTCGGATTTTACAACGAGGGCGAGTTTATCGAGCTAAATCACACCGCCACTAGCCGCGCGACGTTTGCTAAAGGCGCGATAAAGGCGGCGATTTGGGTTGCCGGGCAGCAAAACGGCCTTTATGGTATAGATGATTGCCTCGGACTATAA
- the rsmI gene encoding 16S rRNA (cytidine(1402)-2'-O)-methyltransferase, protein MLYFVPTPIGNLSDISLRALSVLRECEILFCEDTRVAKSLINLLNTRFDANINIQKFIPLHTHNEDKILSKIELEIFDKNVAFLSDAGMPGISDPGAALVNFAIKNGIAYEVLSGSNAALLAVVASGLCEKEFCFLGFLPNNGKERAAAVQNALNSPFPAVIYESPKRILSLVLDFAKLEPSREIFAIKEATKKFETKFKAPAIKLAQKLQETNLNGEWCVVVQKNPNFTPEKITQEDILELEISPKAKAKLLAKITGKNAKEIYSELAC, encoded by the coding sequence TTGCTTTATTTCGTTCCTACGCCGATAGGAAATTTAAGCGATATCTCGCTTCGCGCTTTGAGCGTTTTGCGCGAGTGCGAGATACTCTTTTGCGAAGATACCAGAGTCGCAAAATCTCTCATAAACCTGCTAAATACGCGTTTTGACGCAAATATAAATATCCAAAAATTTATCCCGCTACACACGCATAACGAAGATAAAATTTTATCCAAAATCGAGCTTGAAATTTTTGATAAAAACGTAGCGTTTTTAAGCGATGCGGGTATGCCCGGCATCAGCGATCCGGGAGCCGCGCTCGTAAATTTCGCGATAAAAAACGGTATCGCATACGAGGTGCTAAGCGGCTCAAACGCCGCGCTTTTAGCCGTCGTCGCGAGCGGACTTTGCGAGAAAGAATTTTGCTTTCTGGGATTTTTACCAAATAACGGCAAAGAGCGGGCCGCAGCAGTGCAAAATGCGCTAAATTCGCCCTTCCCGGCAGTCATCTACGAAAGTCCAAAGCGCATACTTTCGCTCGTTTTAGACTTTGCTAAACTCGAGCCAAGCAGAGAAATTTTTGCCATAAAAGAGGCGACAAAGAAATTTGAAACCAAATTTAAAGCCCCGGCAATCAAGCTGGCGCAAAAGCTGCAAGAGACAAATTTAAACGGCGAGTGGTGCGTCGTCGTGCAGAAAAATCCAAATTTTACTCCTGAAAAAATCACTCAAGAAGATATTTTGGAGCTTGAAATTTCTCCAAAGGCCAAGGCCAAACTCCTAGCCAAAATCACAGGCAAAAACGCCAAAGAAATTTACTCCGAACTCGCGTGCTAA
- a CDS encoding YraN family protein: MGLRAYLFGKSSEDLACEFLLKNGCEILDRNFSSKFGEIDVVAKKDGILRFTEIKATQGDYEAEYRLTPAKFNKILKTIDFYLLQNGAQTDFQVDLIAIKKGEIKWIENISL, from the coding sequence TTGGGGCTTAGAGCGTATCTTTTCGGCAAAAGTTCGGAGGATTTGGCTTGCGAATTTTTGCTAAAAAACGGTTGCGAGATACTCGATAGAAATTTTAGCTCCAAATTCGGCGAGATTGACGTCGTCGCTAAAAAGGACGGCATTTTGCGCTTTACTGAGATCAAAGCCACGCAGGGCGACTACGAGGCAGAGTATCGCCTAACGCCCGCCAAATTTAATAAAATTTTAAAAACTATCGATTTTTATCTGCTGCAAAACGGCGCGCAGACAGATTTTCAGGTCGATTTGATCGCGATAAAAAAGGGCGAGATAAAGTGGATAGAAAATATTAGTTTGTAA
- a CDS encoding insulinase family protein: MAGDLNLTAAQPLLQKYLANLPARVERENFADEGVRAIAGEREFKRSHQTMQRSDAVTIIKNEKAKYSRPELLRINALSAVLSMMLREDVRDPRGQVYGLGVHMNLAKYPYESFVTHFGFTAAPDNVNAVLSEIKSNVAELKGGADIKRYLQIQKIGARKNAPILRSGRVLDARGHARAGFRR, encoded by the coding sequence GTGGCCGGCGATCTAAATTTGACCGCGGCCCAGCCTCTTTTGCAAAAATATTTGGCGAATTTACCCGCGCGCGTGGAGCGTGAAAATTTCGCGGATGAGGGCGTAAGAGCGATCGCGGGCGAGCGGGAGTTTAAACGAAGCCACCAAACCATGCAGCGAAGCGACGCCGTGACGATAATAAAAAACGAAAAGGCGAAGTATTCGCGCCCAGAGTTACTGCGCATAAACGCCCTATCTGCGGTGCTTTCGATGATGCTGCGCGAGGACGTGCGCGATCCTCGCGGACAGGTCTACGGCCTGGGTGTGCATATGAATCTCGCAAAATATCCGTACGAAAGCTTTGTCACGCATTTTGGCTTTACGGCTGCGCCTGATAACGTAAATGCCGTGCTGAGCGAGATAAAATCAAACGTCGCCGAGCTAAAAGGCGGCGCGGACATCAAACGCTATCTGCAAATTCAAAAAATCGGCGCTCGTAAAAATGCGCCAATCCTACGTTCAGGGCGAGTTTTGGACGCGCGCGGTCATGCGCGAGCTGGTTTTCGGCGATGA
- the trxA gene encoding thioredoxin produces the protein MGKYVELTTANFDVAKEGVALVDFWAPWCGPCRMLAPIIDELAEEFEGKAKICKVNTDEVQDLAVEFGIRSIPTLLFFKNGEVVEQMVGAQSKQAIADKINSLL, from the coding sequence ATGGGAAAATACGTAGAACTAACGACTGCGAATTTCGACGTCGCTAAAGAGGGCGTCGCGCTAGTAGATTTTTGGGCGCCTTGGTGCGGACCTTGCCGTATGCTCGCTCCGATCATCGACGAGCTGGCAGAGGAGTTTGAGGGCAAGGCTAAAATTTGCAAAGTAAATACCGACGAGGTGCAAGACCTAGCCGTAGAATTCGGCATCCGCTCGATCCCTACGCTTCTATTTTTCAAAAACGGCGAAGTCGTAGAGCAGATGGTCGGCGCGCAATCAAAACAAGCCATCGCCGATAAGATAAATTCGCTTCTTTAA
- the rlmB gene encoding 23S rRNA (guanosine(2251)-2'-O)-methyltransferase RlmB produces the protein MIIYGKQLFLHIIKNYKKSVKTVYLAKECDKALFSQIVGVGAPIKRVDNQKAQALAHGGNHQGFLAEVEEFEFKSLDEIKKQNFIAILYGLSDVGNIGAIVRTAHALGCGGVVIVAKNLAMEGVLRASSGAAYETDIALVEDGLSLLNELKQVGFKIYATASGGKNAHEVKFDRKVALVMGSEGEGLHKKVLTKSDEIVGIKMKNDWDSLNVSAAFAILCDRIINE, from the coding sequence ATGATAATATACGGAAAACAGCTATTTTTGCACATCATAAAAAACTATAAAAAAAGCGTCAAAACGGTCTATCTCGCCAAAGAGTGCGACAAAGCGCTATTTTCGCAGATCGTAGGCGTCGGCGCGCCGATAAAACGCGTGGATAATCAAAAAGCCCAAGCTCTCGCGCACGGCGGCAATCACCAGGGTTTTTTGGCCGAGGTTGAGGAGTTTGAGTTTAAAAGCCTTGACGAGATAAAAAAACAAAATTTTATAGCCATTTTATACGGACTTAGCGATGTGGGCAACATCGGCGCTATCGTTCGCACCGCACATGCTTTGGGTTGCGGCGGAGTCGTAATAGTAGCTAAAAATTTAGCGATGGAGGGCGTACTGCGAGCCAGCAGCGGAGCGGCCTATGAAACCGATATCGCGCTTGTAGAGGACGGACTTAGCTTGCTAAACGAGCTAAAACAAGTCGGATTTAAAATTTACGCCACGGCAAGCGGCGGCAAAAACGCTCACGAGGTCAAATTTGACCGAAAAGTCGCGCTCGTGATGGGCAGCGAGGGCGAGGGTCTGCACAAAAAAGTCCTCACCAAAAGCGACGAAATAGTAGGAATAAAAATGAAAAACGACTGGGACAGTCTAAACGTCTCCGCCGCTTTTGCGATACTTTGCGATAGGATTATAAATGAATGA
- a CDS encoding ankyrin repeat domain-containing protein, with amino-acid sequence MPKIFKTVLYAALFLGLYLLADRYGLFAKFNSPTRFVVTVDTKIIPGSKLSKYVTQEETDAFGFRYRDIDFASNPKSVLKESDIDTNLKKLFKSKQTDQILKFMQDNNIGVEYKLIYGTTPIMYSSFFDDENTTKEFIKLGANIRQKDKFGLSPLAYAIENN; translated from the coding sequence TTGCCAAAAATCTTTAAAACCGTTTTATACGCTGCGCTGTTTTTAGGACTTTATCTTTTGGCGGACAGATACGGACTGTTTGCTAAATTTAACTCACCGACTCGTTTCGTCGTCACCGTCGATACTAAAATAATCCCGGGCTCCAAGCTAAGCAAATACGTAACGCAAGAGGAGACAGACGCTTTTGGTTTTAGATACCGGGATATAGATTTCGCTTCTAATCCAAAAAGCGTATTAAAAGAATCTGATATCGATACGAATTTAAAAAAGCTATTTAAATCAAAACAGACGGATCAAATTTTAAAATTTATGCAAGATAACAACATCGGCGTAGAGTATAAGCTCATCTATGGTACTACTCCGATAATGTATTCAAGCTTTTTTGATGATGAAAATACGACAAAAGAGTTTATAAAGCTCGGGGCAAATATCAGACAAAAGGACAAATTCGGTCTCTCGCCTCTAGCCTACGCTATCGAAAACAACTAG
- the rpmE gene encoding 50S ribosomal protein L31 — protein sequence MKKEIHPEFVECKVTCACGNTFTTKSNKSEIRVDICSECHPFFTGSEKIVDSAGRVDKFKKKYNMK from the coding sequence ATGAAAAAAGAAATTCATCCGGAATTTGTTGAGTGCAAAGTAACTTGCGCTTGCGGAAACACATTCACGACAAAATCTAACAAAAGCGAAATCAGAGTGGACATCTGCTCAGAGTGCCATCCGTTTTTCACGGGCAGCGAAAAGATCGTAGATAGCGCGGGCCGCGTCGATAAATTTAAGAAAAAATACAATATGAAATAA